In Salmo salar chromosome ssa03, Ssal_v3.1, whole genome shotgun sequence, a single genomic region encodes these proteins:
- the LOC106599979 gene encoding E3 ubiquitin-protein ligase RNF126 produces MAEAPLRPCRFFCHQCSAEINPRLPDYTCPQCESGFIEELSEERSTENESTSIASTSDQNRPTFEIMDHQHMFTFPPGYGQFSLGIFDENFDLRAGTPTEDNRETENRREREMASRQRYSARQPRGRHIPRRQGQRHEGVPTLEGIIQQLVNGIIAPTAMAPNIGMGPWGMLHSNPMDYAWGANGLDAIITQLLNQFENTGPPPADRERIKTLPTIQITEEHVGSSLECPVCKEDYSVGETVRQLPCNHLFHNDCIVPWLEQHDTCPVCRKSLSGQNTATDPPGLSGINFSPSSSSSSSSNSPSNENAANNS; encoded by the exons ATGGCTGAAGCTCCCCTACGGCCCTGTCGTTTTTTTTGTCACCAATGTTCAGCAGAGATCAACCCTCGTCTCCCG GACTACACCTGTCCTCAGTGTGAATCTGGCTTCATTGAAGAGCTATCAGAGGAAAGAAG CACTGAAAATGAGTCCACATCCATTGCCTCCACCAGCGATCAGAACCGTCCGACTTTTGAG ATTATGGACCACCAGCACATGTTTACATTTCCGCCCGGATACGGACAGTTTTCTCTGGGGATCTTTGACGAGAATTTCGACCTCCGAGCGGGGACGCCGACGGAAGACAACCGCGAGACGGAGAACCGGCGGGAACGGGAGATGGCATCACGGCAACGGTACAGTGCCCGGCAACCACGGGGACGACACATCCCACggcgacagggacagagacacgaGGGAGTACCCACTTTAGAGGG AATCATCCAGCAGCTAGTAAATGGAATCATAGCACCCACAGCCATGGCGCCAAACATTGGGATGGGACCATG GGGCATGCTACACTCAAATCCAATGGACTATGCTTGGGGTGCCAATGGACTTGATGCTATCATTACCCAG TTATTGAATCAGTTTGAGAACACAGGTCCTCCTCCtgctgacagagagaggataAAGACTCTGCCCACCATCCAGATCACAGAGGAACATGTGG GTTCCAGTTTAGAATGTCCTGTGTGCAAAGAAGACTACAGTGTCGGGGAGACTGTCAGGCAACTTCCGTGTAATCACCTGTTTCACAATGACTGTATAGTACCATGGCTGGAACAG CACGACACATGTCCAGTGTGCAGAAAGAGCCTCAGTGGACAGAACACAGCTACGGACCCCCCGGGACTATCAGGAATtaacttctctccttcctcctcctcctcatcctcctccaacTCCCCCAGTAACGAGAACGCTGCCAACAACTCCTAG
- the LOC106599977 gene encoding SURP and G-patch domain-containing protein 1 isoform X2, whose protein sequence is MESGDTGRGGWNNKFRPPQKNRMSVNILRQEELIAQKKREIEAKMAEKAKTKSLQTPNRPLPPSLPSLQGPSSNNNKYVNDGSFLQQFMKLQKDKPCPDSGSSSDTKAPSSSIPSSSSGVSQPQKKSILIGKRPGLGISSMLNQFKNYSQSKKTPLRPQRPSIFSSPDDDDDDEEEEVDDLSFLEIKVSPPEDPDTQLILDKMAAFVAEGGPELERKAKENYKDNPVFSFLYDKNSRDYLYYRKRVAELRKDNPKPEMPSRSNVSPPVDEETQRVAEKLASFVADGGPEVEAIAAQHNKDNPAFSFLYDLQSPAHHFYKEKVEEYRQAKNDQSPLIKQEPGVGLTRPAAPPLTYPPPPSHYPNLLGQVKLEPGLEIKEEVAGPPMVKRKRKSRWGSEDDKVDLSLPPIIIPKEEEPEPSPCLSVHELRDLGYKKGKPVGLVGVTELSDDQKKQLKEQQEMQEMFDMIMKHKRAMAEMQVMWEKAVRDHSHEYDSDEEVDQQAGTWEHRLRHMEMEKTREWAESLTDMGKGKHFIGDFLPPEELEKFMETFKALKEGRDPDYSEYKDFKLTVENLGFQMLMKMGWKEGDGLGSDGQGIKAPVHRGITAIDGAGFGVDRPAELSGQDDEYDAFRKRMMLAYRFRPNPLNNPRRPYY, encoded by the exons ATGGAGTCCGGAGATACAG GGAGAGGAGGCTGGAACAACAAGTTCCGGCCACCTCAGAAGAACAGGATGAGTGTGAACATTCTCCGTCAGGAGGAGCTGATCGCCCAGAAGAAGCGCGAGATTGAGGCTAAGATGGCAGAGAAAGCCAAGACCAAGAGCCTTCAGACTCCCAACAGGCCACTGCCACCAAG TTTACCCAGTTTACAGGGACCCTCTTCGAACAATAACAAGTATGTGAATGACGGAAGTTTCTTACAGCAGTTTATGAAGCTGCAGAAGGACAAACCCTGCCCTGACTCTG GCTCCAGCAGTGACACCAAAGCCCCATCTTCATCCATCCCCAGTTCGTCGTCAGGAGTGTCTCAGCCCCAGAAGAAGAGCATTCTCATCGGCAAGCGTCCCGGTCTAGGCATCAGCAGCATGCTGAACCAGTTTAAGAACTACTCCCAGTCAAAGAAGACCCCGCTTCGCCCCCAAAGGCCTAGCATATTCAGCTccccagatgatgatgatgatgatgaggaggaggaagttgATGATTTAAGCTTCCTAGAGATCAAAG TTTCTCCCCCAGAGGACCCAGACACACAACTTATCCTGGACAAGATGGCAGCCTTTGTGGCTGAGGGAGGGCCTGAGCTAGAGAGGAAGGCCAAGGAGAACTACAAGGACAACCCTGTTTTCTC ATTCTTGTATGATAAGAACAGCCGGGACTATCTTTATTACCGAAAGAGAGTTGCTGAACTCCGAAAGGATAACCCAAAACCTGAGATGCCGTCACGTTCTAATG TCTCCCCCCCAGTGGACGAGGAGACCCAGAGGGTGGCCGAGAAGCTGGCCAGTTTTGTGGCCGACGGCGGCCCCGAGGTGGAAGCCATCGCCGCCCAGCACAACAAAGACAACCCCGCCTTCAG TTTTCTTTATGACCTCCAAAGCCCCGCCCATCACTTCTACAAGGAGAAGGTGGAGGAGTACCGCCAGGCCAAAAATGACCAGAGCCCCCTAATCAAGCAGGAGCCCGGAGTGGGGCTCACGAGGCCGGCTGCTCCTCCCCTGACCtatcctccccctccttctcactACCCCAACCTGCTGGGACAGGTGAAGCTCGAGCCGGGTCTGGAGATAAAAGAGGAAGTAGCAGGGCCCCCCATGGttaagaggaagaggaagagccgCTGGGGGTCAGAGGACGACAAGGTGGATCTGTCGCTTCCACCCATCATCATCCCCAAGGAGGAAGAGCCAGAGCCCAGCCCGTGTCTTTCtg TTCATGAACTGAGAGATCTGGGCTATAAGAAGGGAAAGCCTGTGGGCCTGGTTGGGGTAACAGAGCTCTCAGATGACCAGAAGAAACAGCTCAAAGAGCAACAGGAG ATGCAGGAGATGTTTGACATGATCATGAAGCATAAGCGTGCCATGGCAGAGATGCAGGTGATGTGGGAGAAGGCGGTGAGGGACCACTCCCACGAGTACGACAGTGATGAGGAAGTGGACCAGCAGGCTGGCACCTGGGAGCACCGCCTACGGCACATGGAGATGGAGAAAACGCGTG AGTGGGCGGAGTCGCTGACTGATATGGGAAAGGGGAAGCACTTCATTGGTGACTTCCTACCTCCGGAGGAACTGGAGAAGTTCATGGAGACCTTCAAGGCACTCAAG GAAGGCCGTGACCCAGACTACTCGGAGTATAAGGATTTTAAGCTAACGGTGGAGAACCTCGGTTTTCAGATGCTCATGAAGATGGGCTGGAAGGAGGGAGATGGTCTTGGCTCTGACGGACAGGGCATCAAGGCCCCTGTCCACAG GGGAATCACGGCTATTGACGGGGCAGGGTTTGGCGTGGACCGGCCCGCTGAGCTCTCAGGACAGGATGATGAGTATGACGCTTTCAGAAAGAGGATGATGCTAGCCTACCGCTTCAGGCCTAACCCACTG AACAATCCAAGGAGACCATACTACTGA
- the LOC106599977 gene encoding SURP and G-patch domain-containing protein 1 isoform X1, producing the protein MESGDTGRGGWNNKFRPPQKNRMSVNILRQEELIAQKKREIEAKMAEKAKTKSLQTPNRPLPPSLPSLQGPSSNNNKYVNDGSFLQQFMKLQKDKPCPDSGEIGSSSDTKAPSSSIPSSSSGVSQPQKKSILIGKRPGLGISSMLNQFKNYSQSKKTPLRPQRPSIFSSPDDDDDDEEEEVDDLSFLEIKVSPPEDPDTQLILDKMAAFVAEGGPELERKAKENYKDNPVFSFLYDKNSRDYLYYRKRVAELRKDNPKPEMPSRSNVSPPVDEETQRVAEKLASFVADGGPEVEAIAAQHNKDNPAFSFLYDLQSPAHHFYKEKVEEYRQAKNDQSPLIKQEPGVGLTRPAAPPLTYPPPPSHYPNLLGQVKLEPGLEIKEEVAGPPMVKRKRKSRWGSEDDKVDLSLPPIIIPKEEEPEPSPCLSVHELRDLGYKKGKPVGLVGVTELSDDQKKQLKEQQEMQEMFDMIMKHKRAMAEMQVMWEKAVRDHSHEYDSDEEVDQQAGTWEHRLRHMEMEKTREWAESLTDMGKGKHFIGDFLPPEELEKFMETFKALKEGRDPDYSEYKDFKLTVENLGFQMLMKMGWKEGDGLGSDGQGIKAPVHRGITAIDGAGFGVDRPAELSGQDDEYDAFRKRMMLAYRFRPNPLNNPRRPYY; encoded by the exons ATGGAGTCCGGAGATACAG GGAGAGGAGGCTGGAACAACAAGTTCCGGCCACCTCAGAAGAACAGGATGAGTGTGAACATTCTCCGTCAGGAGGAGCTGATCGCCCAGAAGAAGCGCGAGATTGAGGCTAAGATGGCAGAGAAAGCCAAGACCAAGAGCCTTCAGACTCCCAACAGGCCACTGCCACCAAG TTTACCCAGTTTACAGGGACCCTCTTCGAACAATAACAAGTATGTGAATGACGGAAGTTTCTTACAGCAGTTTATGAAGCTGCAGAAGGACAAACCCTGCCCTGACTCTGGTGAGATAG GCTCCAGCAGTGACACCAAAGCCCCATCTTCATCCATCCCCAGTTCGTCGTCAGGAGTGTCTCAGCCCCAGAAGAAGAGCATTCTCATCGGCAAGCGTCCCGGTCTAGGCATCAGCAGCATGCTGAACCAGTTTAAGAACTACTCCCAGTCAAAGAAGACCCCGCTTCGCCCCCAAAGGCCTAGCATATTCAGCTccccagatgatgatgatgatgatgaggaggaggaagttgATGATTTAAGCTTCCTAGAGATCAAAG TTTCTCCCCCAGAGGACCCAGACACACAACTTATCCTGGACAAGATGGCAGCCTTTGTGGCTGAGGGAGGGCCTGAGCTAGAGAGGAAGGCCAAGGAGAACTACAAGGACAACCCTGTTTTCTC ATTCTTGTATGATAAGAACAGCCGGGACTATCTTTATTACCGAAAGAGAGTTGCTGAACTCCGAAAGGATAACCCAAAACCTGAGATGCCGTCACGTTCTAATG TCTCCCCCCCAGTGGACGAGGAGACCCAGAGGGTGGCCGAGAAGCTGGCCAGTTTTGTGGCCGACGGCGGCCCCGAGGTGGAAGCCATCGCCGCCCAGCACAACAAAGACAACCCCGCCTTCAG TTTTCTTTATGACCTCCAAAGCCCCGCCCATCACTTCTACAAGGAGAAGGTGGAGGAGTACCGCCAGGCCAAAAATGACCAGAGCCCCCTAATCAAGCAGGAGCCCGGAGTGGGGCTCACGAGGCCGGCTGCTCCTCCCCTGACCtatcctccccctccttctcactACCCCAACCTGCTGGGACAGGTGAAGCTCGAGCCGGGTCTGGAGATAAAAGAGGAAGTAGCAGGGCCCCCCATGGttaagaggaagaggaagagccgCTGGGGGTCAGAGGACGACAAGGTGGATCTGTCGCTTCCACCCATCATCATCCCCAAGGAGGAAGAGCCAGAGCCCAGCCCGTGTCTTTCtg TTCATGAACTGAGAGATCTGGGCTATAAGAAGGGAAAGCCTGTGGGCCTGGTTGGGGTAACAGAGCTCTCAGATGACCAGAAGAAACAGCTCAAAGAGCAACAGGAG ATGCAGGAGATGTTTGACATGATCATGAAGCATAAGCGTGCCATGGCAGAGATGCAGGTGATGTGGGAGAAGGCGGTGAGGGACCACTCCCACGAGTACGACAGTGATGAGGAAGTGGACCAGCAGGCTGGCACCTGGGAGCACCGCCTACGGCACATGGAGATGGAGAAAACGCGTG AGTGGGCGGAGTCGCTGACTGATATGGGAAAGGGGAAGCACTTCATTGGTGACTTCCTACCTCCGGAGGAACTGGAGAAGTTCATGGAGACCTTCAAGGCACTCAAG GAAGGCCGTGACCCAGACTACTCGGAGTATAAGGATTTTAAGCTAACGGTGGAGAACCTCGGTTTTCAGATGCTCATGAAGATGGGCTGGAAGGAGGGAGATGGTCTTGGCTCTGACGGACAGGGCATCAAGGCCCCTGTCCACAG GGGAATCACGGCTATTGACGGGGCAGGGTTTGGCGTGGACCGGCCCGCTGAGCTCTCAGGACAGGATGATGAGTATGACGCTTTCAGAAAGAGGATGATGCTAGCCTACCGCTTCAGGCCTAACCCACTG AACAATCCAAGGAGACCATACTACTGA